A genomic segment from Corylus avellana chromosome ca5, CavTom2PMs-1.0 encodes:
- the LOC132182472 gene encoding uncharacterized protein LOC132182472 yields MLWLFHVDFLIRKNSTIHFLSSLNSDKTRHQIMFCKLNSSNPPFLCKFQTKSPKLGQKIVTCSSNGQKHQQLTSAATETQVLKADAYSVKFRTLGACKLGISRYPDFEYDAGGGRGSGSGTKVTDGELDDEISVSFDIKTLYIPPLSSATTRFLGLPLPPFLQIEIAPELFQGSIDRESGKIDLEFMAKFWFSVGTIYRAPPLLVKTVLTSEESKGTIRSGRGKRLDKDGKCRLVGVATVDPIDDFLMNTFLGLPTECLANLNAVISLSNSS; encoded by the exons ATGCTTTGGTTATTCCACGTGGACTTCCTTATCAGAAAGAACTCCACAATCCATTTCCTCTCTTCTTTGAACTCAGACAAAACTAGGCACCAAATAATGTTCTGTAAACTAAACTCCTCAAACCCTCCATTTCTGTGCAAATTTCAGACAAAAAGTCCAAAGCTTGGACAAAAAATTGTCACCTGCTCTTCCAACGGTCAAAAGCATCAACAACTTACAAGTGCAGCCACTGAAACCCAAGTCCTGAAAGCTGATGCTTACAGTGTTAAGTTCAGGACTCTGGGAGCTTGCAAGCTTGGGATTTCAAGATATCCAGATTTTGAATACGACGCCGGAGGTGGAAGAGGAAGTGGGTCTGGTACAAAGGTCACGGATGGAGAGTTGGATGATGAAATTTCAGTTTCATTTGACATTAAAACACTCTATATACCTCCATTGTCGAGTGCAACAACCAGGTTCTTGGGGTTGCCATTGCCACCATTTCTGCAGATTGAGATCGCCCCAGAACTCTTTCAAGGGAGCATTGATAGAGAATCTGGAAAG ATTGATCTAGAATTCATGGCCAAGTTCTGGTTTTCTGTTGGGACTATCTATAGAGCTCCTCCACTGCTGGTGAAGACAGTTTTGACATCTGAGGAGTCAAAAGGAACGATAAGAAGTGGAAGAGGAAAGAGATTAGATAAAGATGGGAAGTGCAGATTAGTTGGGGTGGCAACTGTTGATCCTATTGATGATTTCCTAATGAACACCTTCCTTGGCCTCCCTACTGAATGCCTTGCTAATCTGAATGCTGTAATCTCCCTTTCCAATTCTTCGTAA